Proteins co-encoded in one Meiothermus sp. genomic window:
- a CDS encoding YIP1 family protein, with translation MLDVLLQPTNFFRALAERKPNLVAPFFIVIAATAAASLGQVLLVRLLPGLLPGGWVVQMVLALVGGVVVGMILWGLGGLIIRLLAGPDSRAWEVYGWANVPALLVGLVLIPFGALFPVTADLPPVPPMTDVEAVRAWQREYQQVVGSALGTRVLQGLGLLASVWSFWIIWSGLRVLAPARALWATLAVAAVSLAFSLWGILAQG, from the coding sequence ATGCTGGATGTACTGCTGCAACCTACCAACTTTTTTCGAGCCCTGGCCGAGCGCAAACCCAACCTGGTAGCCCCCTTTTTCATCGTGATTGCGGCCACCGCAGCGGCTTCGCTGGGGCAGGTGTTGCTGGTTCGATTATTGCCCGGCCTGCTGCCTGGGGGCTGGGTGGTGCAGATGGTGCTGGCCCTGGTGGGCGGGGTGGTGGTCGGCATGATCCTCTGGGGACTGGGCGGGCTCATCATTCGCCTGCTGGCCGGGCCGGATAGCCGGGCCTGGGAGGTGTATGGCTGGGCCAACGTCCCGGCCTTGCTGGTGGGGCTGGTGCTGATCCCCTTTGGGGCTTTGTTTCCAGTAACCGCCGATCTGCCCCCGGTGCCGCCCATGACCGATGTCGAGGCGGTGCGGGCCTGGCAGCGGGAGTACCAGCAGGTGGTGGGCTCTGCATTGGGAACCCGTGTGCTGCAAGGATTGGGGCTTCTGGCTTCCGTCTGGTCGTTCTGGATTATCTGGTCGGGCCTGCGGGTGCTGGCCCCGGCTCGAGCCCTCTGGGCCACGCTGGCAGTGGCTGCGGTTTCGTTGGCTTTTTCGTTGTGGGGTATCCTGGCTCAGGGTTAA